The nucleotide sequence TGCCGACCAGGCCCTGGCTGATGAGGTTCGCGGCCGAGGTCTTGTAGACCACGACCTGGTTCAGGATCTCCGACGGGAACTGGTCGAACTCGACCGCGCGGCTGTCATTGGTGGTGGTCTGCTCGCGCCCGTTCAGGGTGGTGACCGAGAAATCCGGGCCGAAGCCGCGGATGGAGATGATGTTGGCGCGGCCCTGGGCGCGCTGCGCCGAGAGGCCGGGAAGGCGGGCGATGGATTCGCCGATGCCGTTGTCGGGAAGCTTGCCGATGTCTTCGGCGCTGACCGCCTCGACCACCTGCTCCTGGCGCTTCTTGGTGTTGATGGCGCTCTCGAGCGCGCGGCGGAAGCCGGTGACGACGATGGCCTCGCCTTCAGCCTCGGTGATAGGCTCGGCGGCGGCCTCGTCGGCCGCCGTCGGCTCCTCGGCGGGCGCAGTCTGCGCAGCGGCCGGAGTCGCAACCAGGGCCAGGCCGATCGCCAGCGGGCTCGCGGCAAGCGCAAGTCGGCTCGTGAAGTTCGAAACGTTCATTGTGTGTGTCACCCTCCTCGGACCGGCGCGGCGCCAACGGGCGCGGTGCACCAATGTCACGCAACCGAAACCTATCAGCGATTGGCGGCAGGAACAGGCGAAAGGGCAGCTATACATACGTATTCAGGTCGTTACACTGTGACATGGATGACGCAGCGGCGACCGACATCGTTCGATATTGCGGCCTTGGCGGGGGTCAGCCAGCCCACCGTCAGCCGTGCTCTTTCGGGTAATCCCGCGGTCAGCGCGGAAACGCGCGCGCGCGTCCTCGCCGCCGCCGAACAGCTTCACTACAAGGTCGACAAGAATGCCAGCGGCCTCCGCCGCCAGCAGAGCCGCACGCTCGCCTTGCTCTTCTTCGAGGATCCGACGCCCGACGAGACGCTGATCAATCCCTTCTACCTGTCGATGCTGGGATCGATGGTGCGCGCCTGCGCTTCCCATGGCTACGACCTGCTGATCAGCTTCCAGCAGCTTTCCGACGACTGGCACGTCGATTATGAAGACAGCCGCAAGGCCGACGGCATCATCCTGCTCGGCTACGGCGATTATCTCCAGTACCGCCCGCGGCTCGAGCAGCTGGTCAGGCGCGGCGCCCATTTCGTCTGCTGGGGCAATCCGCGCGCGGGCGAGTTCGGCGCCATCGTCGGCTCCGACAATGAAGCGGGCGGCCACGAGGCGACGCGCCACCTGCTTGGTCTCGGCCGCCGCCGGATCGGCTTCGTCGGCACCGTCAGCGAAGCCTATCCTGAATTCCTCGACCGCTATCGTGGTTACGTGCGCGCCCACGACGACGCCAGCATGAGCGTGTTCGACGGCCTGCGTGTCGAAGCCGGGCCGAGCGAGGCGGAGGGGCGCGCGGCCGTCGCGGAGCTGGAGCGACGCCGGGCCGACTACGACGCCCTGTTCGCCGCGTCCGACCTTGCCGCCATCGGCGCGATGAAGGCGCTCCAGGAGCGCGGCCGGCGCGTGCCGCAAGATGTCGCCGTGGTCGGCTTCGACGACCTCGCCGCGGCCGGCTACGCGACCCCGCCGCTCACCACCGTCGCGCAGGACGCGCGCCTCGCCGGCACCGCGCTGGTCGAGGCGCTGATCGACCGCATCGAGGGCCGCGAGAGCGAGTCCAAGCTGCTCCCCGTCACCCTCAAGGTGCGCGGCTCAAGCCTCGTCTGACGCGCCCGACAAGCGGGCGCTGAAGCCTGGTCTAGCTGGCCGCCGGCCGCCGCGCGTAGAGGCCGTAGGCGGCGATCACCGCATAGCAGGCGGCGGGAAGCAGCAGCGCGATGCCGAGGCTCTTGCTCGCGTCGGCCAGCACGCCGGTAAGCAACGGGATCACCGCCCCGCCGAAGATGGCGATGTTGATGATCCCCGACCCGTCCGCCGCCCGCGCGCCCAGCTTCTCGCAGGCGAGGCTGAAGATGGTCGGGAACATGATCGAGTTCATCAGGCCGATGGCGAGCAGGCTGTAGCCCGACAGGCTGCCGGTGGTGCTGATCGACAGGAGGATGAGCGCGATCGCGCCGACCGCGACCCCGGCCAGGATCTTGCCCGGGCTCATGATGCGAAGGAACCAGCTGCCGATGAACCGTCCGACCATCGCGCCGCCCCAATAAAGGGCAATCAGCGGACCGGCAGCGCCTTCGCTCAGGCCCATGACATGGCGCTGGCCGAGATAGTTGACGATCAGCGACCCGATCGCGACCTCGGCGCCGACGTAGAGGAAGATGCAGGCCGCGCCCCAGCCGAAGCGGGTGCGCTTCAGCAGCGAGAAGCCGGCGAAGGGCGAGCTCTTCTCATGCTGCTCGCCGGGCAGGCGGTTGCGGAACAGGAAGACGGCGCCAGCGATGACGGCAAGCGCGGCGGCAAGGCCGAGGTAGGTGCTGACGATCGCCTGCGTCTCGGCGGTGCGATATTCCTCCAGCGCGGCGCCCGAGAAGTCGGACGCGCTGACGCCCGCAAGGCCGCCGAGGATCAGCGCCGAGCCGACCAGCGGGAAGACGGTCGTGCCGAGGCTGTTGAAGGCCTGCGCGAAGGTCAGCCGGCTGTGCACGGTCTGTGCCTTGCCCAGCAGGCTGATCAGCGGATTGGCGACCACCTGGACGATGACCACGCCGCTGGCGAGGATGAACAAGGCGAACAGGAACAGCCCGTAGGTGGCCGTCCGCGACGCCGGGATGAACAGCAGGCAGCCGACCATCATGATCAGCAATCCCGCCATCGCCCCGCGCATGTAGCCGATCCGTTTGACCAGCTGCGCGCCCGGAATGCCGATCACCAGATAGGCGGTGAAGAAGCAGAACTGCACCAGCATCGCCTGCGTGTAGTTGAGCGTGAACAGCTCTTTCAGCTTGGGCAGGATGACGTCGTTGAGGCTGGTGATGCCGCCGAAGATGAAGAATAGCGCGAACACGAAATAGCGCAGCTCGGGCGCGTCGACCCCATCCTGTTCGGCGCCGTCGGTCGAAACGCTCGGTGCGGCTACGGCCATGTTCTGTTTCCCCTTGTGAACCTGCCAGGGTTTGGTCCTATCGCCGGCGCCTGTCACCTGTGAATACCTATTCTGCTGCAATGCACAAAGGATTGGCACCCTTCGGCTTTCCTGCTTTGTCTGAACGCCAGGAGGATTTGCATGGATCAGGTGACGGGTCGGCTGGAAAAGCCGCGGCAAAGCTGGGCGGGGCTATGGAACATCTCGTTCGGCTTCTTCGGCATCCAGATCGGCTTCGCGCTTCAGAATGCGAATATGAGCCGGGTCTTCCAGTCGCTGGGCGCAAGCCTCGACGACCTGCCCGCCCTGTGGGTCGCGGCGCCGCTGACCGGGCTGCTGGTCCAGCCGATCATCGGCTTCATGAGCGATCGTACCTGGCTCGGCCGGTTCGGCCGTCGTCGGCCTTATTTCGTGGCGGGCGCGCTGCTTGCCGCCCTGTCGCTGCTGCTGATGCCGCTTGCGCCCGTGCTGCTCGCCGCCGCGGCGCTGCTGTGGATGCTCGACGCCAGCCTCAACATCTCGATGGAGCCCTTCCGCGCCTTTGTCGGCGACCAGCTCCGCCGCGACCAGCATACCGCGGGCTATGCGGTGCAGACCGCCTTTATCGGCGCGGGCGCGGTGATCGGCTCGATCTTCCCTTATCTCCTCGAACATTGGGGCGTCAGCAATGTCGCGGCGGCGGGCGCCATCCCCGACACGGTCCGCTGGAGTTTCTGGGCCGGCGGCGCGGCCCTGTTCCTGGCGGTGATGTGGACGGTCTTCACCACCCGCGAATATTCGCCAGACGAGATGCGCGGCTTCGGCGAAGAAGCGCCCATCGAAGGCGGTGACGCCATGCGCGCCCTTGCCTCCCGTAGCTGGCTCGCCGCCTTGTTCTGGTTCGACATCGGCGTGATCGTGGTCGCGGCCACCTGGTACTTCGGGCTCGAGAAGGAGGTCTATCTCCTCGGCGCCTTACTGATTGCCTATGGCCTCCTGTCGGTGTTCGTCGTGATGCGCGCCAAGGCCGGGCAGGGCGCGGGGATGCTCGGCAGCCTGGTCGGCGATTTCTCGGGCATGCCCCGGGTGATGAAGCAATTGGCGCTGGTCCAGTTCTTCAGCTGGTCGGCGCTGTTCATCATGTGGATCAACACGACGCCCGTGGTCGCGCTCAACTTCTTCGGTGCGAGCGATCCCGACAGCGCGCTCTATCAGGAGGCGGGCAATTGGGTCGGCGTGCTGTTCGCGGTCTACAACGGCGTCGCCGCCATCGCCGCCCTGCTGGTCCTGCCCGCGCTGGCCAAGCGGATCGGCAAGGCGAAGACCCACGCCTTGTGTCTCGCCGCGGGCGCGCTCGGCTATGCCAGCTTCTTCCTGCTGCGCGATCCGCAGCATCTGCTGCTGGCCGAAATCGGGGTGGGGATCGCCTGGGCCTCGATCCTCGCCATGCCCTACGCCATCCTCGCCAGCGCGTTGCCGCAGGCCAAGCTCGGAACCTACATGGGCCTGTTCAACATCTTCATCGTCGTGCCCCAGCTGCTGGTGGCGACGGTCATGGGCTCGATCATGAAGGCCTTCTTCCCCGGCCAGCCGATCTGGACGATGGCCTTCGCCGCCGGGGTGATGGCCCTTGCCGCGCTCGCGACGCTGCGGGTGCGGGAGGCCTGACGACCCTTGTAAAGGTGGATTTTGCATGGCTTGGTCAAAGCCATGCCGGTCCGTCCACTTCGGCAGCTAAACGCCTCGGGCTGCGGTCGAAAAGCCGGAAGTGGACGACGTGGACGATATGCCTTTTTGTCGGGCAACCATCTTCATTCCTCCTCGTTGAGCGGGTGGAACGAAGGGGACCTTCTTGAACGCCACCACCACCATGCGCGCGGCCGTCCTGTCGGCGCCGCAGACCATCCGCGTCGACGATCTTCCGCTGCCCGAACCCGGTCCCGGCCAGGTCCGAGTCAAGCTCGAAGGCTGCGGCGTCTGCGCCTCGAACCTCGGCCCGTGGAGCGGCCCCGAATGGCTGCAATATCCAGGCGAGCCGGGCGGCATGGGCCATGAGGGCTGGGGCGTGATCGAGGCGGTCGGCGACGGCGTCACCGATCTCGCCGTCGGCGACCGGGTCGCGGCGCTGAGCTACAACAGCTACGCCAGCCACGACCTCGCCGATGCCGACAAGGTGCTGAAGCTTCCGCAAGCGCTCGCCGGCCAGCCCTTCCCCGGCGAACCGCTCGGCTGCGCCTTCAACATCTTCAAGCGCGCCGACATCCAGGCCGGGCAGACCGTCGCCATCCTCGGCATCGGTTTCCTCGGCGCGCTGCTGACGCGGCTCGCGACCGATGCCGGCGCGCGCGTCATCGCCATCTCCCGCCGCGACTACAGCCTCGACGTCGCGCGCGAGTTCGGCGCCGCCGAGACCATCCCGATGACCGATCACACCATGATCATCGAGCGGGTGAAGGAGCTGACCGACGGCAAGTTCTGCGAGCGCGTCATCGAGGCGGTCGGCAAGCAATGGCCGCTCGACCTCGCCGGCGAACTCACCGCCGAGCGCGGCAAGCTGATCGTCGCCGGCTACCACCAGGACGGTCCGCGGCAGGTCAACATGTGGCTGTGGAACTGGCGCGGGATCGACGTCATCAACGCCCACGAGCGCGATCCTCAGGTCTATATGGACGGCATCCGCGAGGCGATCGACGCCGTCGCCAGCGGCCGCCTCGATCCGAGCCCGCTCTACACCCATCGCTTCAAGCTCGACGAGCTCGCCCAGGCGCTCGACGCCACCCGCGATCGCCCAATGGGCTTCCTGAAGGCGATCATCGAACCGTGAGCGACAAGCCGCGTCTGGGCTTCCTCGGCACCGGCTGGATCGGCCGGCACCGGATGGAAGCGATGCTCGCCACCGGCCTCGTCGACGCCGGCGCCATCGTCGATCCGAGCGCCGAGATGCGCGCCGAGGCCGCCGCGCTGGCGCCCGACGCCGCCACCGTCGACACGATCGACGAGCTGCTCACCATGGACCTCGACGGGCTGGTGATCGCGACGCCCAGCGCGCAGCATGCCGAGCAGTCGGTGCGCGCGCTGGAGGCGGGGCTCGCCGTCTTCTGCCAGAAGCCGCTCGGCCGGACGGAAGCTGAGGCCCGTGCCGTTGTCGATGCCGCGCGGTCGGCCGACCGGCTGCTCGGCGTCGATCTCAGCTATCGCTTCACCCGCGGCATGGAGGCGATCCGCACCGCCATCCAGTCCGGCGAACTCGGACGCGTGTTCGCGGCTGACCTGACCTTCCACAATGCCTACGGCCCCGGAAAGCCGTGGTTCCTCGACCCGGCCCAGTCAGGGGGCGGCTGCGTGATCGACCTTGGCGTGCACCTCGTCGACCTCGCCTTGTGGGCGCTGGACTGGCCCGAGGTGGTGGCGGTCGAAAGCCATCTGCTCGCCGGCGGTGTGCCCCTCACAGATCCGGCGGCATGCTGCGAGGATTATGCCGTGGCGACGCTCCGGCTGGCGGGCGGAGCCATCGTCCGCCTCGCCTGCTCCTGGCACTTGCCGGCCGGGACAGAGGCGGTGATCGGGGCGGAATTCTATGGCGACGGCGGCGCCGCGGCGCTGCGCAATGTCGGCGGCTCCTTCTACGACCTTGCGGCAACCCGCATGGCGGGCACGCAGCGCTGGGAGCTGGCGCCGGTCGACAGCGACTGGGGTGGCCGCGCCGCCGCCGACTGGGCGCGGCGATTGGCCTCAGGCGAAGGCATCGACCCGGATGCCGAGCGACTGGTCGACGTCGCTCGCCTGCTCGACCGCATCTACCAGCGCTAGGCGGTAGCGGGCGGTGGCGGCGGCGTGGCGAGGCGCTTCGTCCGCCGGGCTCATCTCCACCCCGAGGCCGTGCCTGCCGATGCGGAAGGCGCAATAGGCGATCCGGTAGAAGGCGGTCAGCGCCGGATCGACCCCGAGCGCGCGTTCGAGCCGGTCGACGTCGGCCGCCGGAAGGTCGAACTCGACCATCACTCCGGCCAGATCCCAGGCGAGGTCTTGCGCGCCGACGAGGTCGTGTCCGGCATGATGGTCCAGGGCGTCGGCCTTGAGCAGCTGCCCGCCGGGCAGGCGGAGCCATTCGTGCGCTTCCATCCGCCCGTCCGTCCGAACCCGCCGGACGAGCGGCTGCAGCGCGTCGACCTCCGGGCTCCAGCGGGCCAGTTCAGGCACGTTGCGGCGGACCATGGCGACCAGTTCGGCGAGGCTTGCGCCGGCGCCGTGCTCGACCGGCAGGAGCGAGCGGATGCGCAGATAGACGGTGAGCTCGTCGAGCGTCGGCCGTGCTGGCCGCGCGTCGGCGTGCCAGCGCAGCGCCAGCCAGCCATGGGTCATCCCGGCGACCTCGGGACCGAAACCTGCCTCGTGGAGCGTGCGGGCGAGGGCAAGCTTGCCATGCCCGTTCGGGCCGAGCCCGGCGAAGCGGAGCATCCACTCCTTACCCGCGGCCCGGACGAGGAACTTCATCCGCTCCCAGCCCGGCACCACCGCCGGCCACTCGCTTTCCGACGCGTTCCGCAACGGACGCCAGCCGCCTGCCGAAATGTCGGTCCAGCGCTCGATCGGGCCGAGGAGCTGCGCCGTCCAGCGGGTCAGGCGGTCGGGTCTGAGCACCGGCCGCTGCGCGGTCCGCCAGCGTTCGCGGTGCCGGGCGGAGGCCTGCATCCCGAGGTCGCCATGGTGGCCCGGCAGGAAGGCGATGCGCGCCGCCGGGACGCCGCGGGCCTCCAGCCAGTCGGCGACCGCGCCGAAGCTGCTGCCGGACAGACCCGGTCCTTCGTCCACGATGACGAAATGCGGATCGCCGTCGAGCAGCGATTGCTCCAATTCCGGCGCGATCGAGAGCGAGCGAGCGAACGGATCGCCGCCGGGCCTCAGCGTGACCGGCGTTTTGGCGCCGAGCGCCGCGGCGGCCACTGCCGCGAGGCCCGTCCCGATGCTGCGCAGGCCGATGATCCGCGGCTCGCCCGCCAACACCAGCTTGCGCGCGGCCAGGGCATAGGCCTCGGGATAGAGAGCGTAATGCGCATAGCCTTCGGCCTGCTTGACGGTGACGCTCGCCGGCAGCGGCAAAAGCGGGGGCAGGGGCGGGCAGATGCTGCCTTCACAGTCCCGATCCCACGACCGCATCAGGGCCGCGCCGAGCGTGACCAGCGCCTGCAGAAGCGCTGCTTCCGCCGGTCGCTCGCGGTCCGCGCCAGACTTCGCGAAGTCCGCATCCGCGACGCCCTGCGCCAGTCCGGCGAGGGCGATGAAGCGGCTGCGCAGCTCGTCGTGGGTAAGGAACCGGCGCTCGTCGCGCTTCAGCGCCGCCAGCAGGGCGGCCGTGGCGACCTCCTCGCGGGCGTCGCCATAGACAAGCATCTATTCGGCGGCGGCGAGGGGTAATGGTTGGGCCTGTCCCCCGCCGAAGTCGAAGGCCGGCCGCGCATCGCCGAGCTGTCCAGCGAAATAGGGGATGGTGGCCGCAAGCCCCTGTTCGAGCGACACCCTCGGGCTCCATTGCAGCAGACTGCCCGCAAGGCCGATGTCGGGCCGCCGCCGCCGCGGATCGTCGACGGGCAGGGGGCGATTGGTCACCGCACTGGTCGAGCCGGTCAGGCGAAGGACGCGCTCGACAAGGTCGGAGACGGTCAGCTCCTGCGGGTTGCCGATGTTGACCGGCCCCGGCTGCGGCCCGTCATAGGCCATCAGGCGGAGGATGCCTTCGACCAGATCGTCGACGTAGCAGAAGCTCCGCGTCTGGCTGCCGTCGCCATAGATGGTGACCGGCGTGCCGCTCAGCGCCTGGCAGATGACGTTGCTGACGACGCGGCCGTCGTCCGGGTCCATGCGCGGGCCATAGGTGTTGAAGATGCGGACGACGCGCACGTCGACGCGGCCGGCACGGTCGAAATCGAAGGCCAGGGTTTCGGCCGCACGCTTGCCTTCGTCATAGCAGGCGCGTGGACCGGTGCAGCTGGTCCAGCCGCGATAATCCTCCCGCTGCGGATGCACTTCGGGATCGCCATAGACTTCGCTGGTCGAGGCCAGCAGGTAGCGCGCCCGCTGCCCTTCGGCGAAGCGCAGCAGGTTGCGGCTGCCGAGCACGTTGGTGAGCATCGTATGCTCAGGGTCCGCCTGGTAGGCGGGCGGGGAAGCGGCGCAGGCGAGATTGAAGACGTGGGTGAAGCCGCGCCCATCAAGCGATTGGGGGAGCTGCTCGGTGACGTCGTGCTCGACGAAATCAAAGCCCTCACGCCCGCGCAGATGAGCGAGATTCTCCGCCCGTCCGGTCTGGAGATTGTCGAGCACGACGACATCGGCGCCGCGTTCGAGCAGCCGGTCGACGAGGTTGGATCCGATGAAGCCGGCGCCTCCGGCGACGAGGACGACGTCCTTCGGTCTGCTTGCCATCGTCATTCCTTCATTCCACGGGCGCCGGTCAGCGCGGCCATCGGCTTGGCCGCCATGGTCTCGGCAAGGTGCCGCTCGAGTTCGGCCGCGCGTACCGCTGCCGTATGCTCCCTGAGCGCCCGCTGCCGCGCCGCCTCGCCGATCGCCCGCGCCTGGGCGGGGTCGATGCCTTTCAGCGCCGCGATCACATCCTCGGTGGTGGAGGCGAGCAGGATCTCGCGGCCGGGCGCGAACAACTGGTCCAGGCCTTCCCACTTGTCCGAGATCACCGGGCAGGCACACATCGCGGCCTCGAACAGGCGGACGCTGGGGCTCCAGCCGGCAGCGATCATGTCGGCGCGGGTGACGTTCAGCGTGAAGCGCGAGGCCGCGTAGAAGGCCGGGTGGTCCGCAGGCGGCACATGCTCGATCCGCTCGACGTTCGCGGGCCAGTCGATGTCGGCGGGATATTGCGGACCGGCGACGCAGAAGCGACTGTCCGGCAGCGCTCGGGCGGCGGCGCAGAGCAGCTTGTCCACCGTCGGCTGGCGGTCCGCCGACCAGGTGCCGAGATAGGAGAGGTCCCAGCGCGTCGGCACGTCCAGCGGGCGATAGAGCTCCGGGTCGGCCTGGCAGTAGAGGGCGCGCGCCGCCGGGCTGCCAAGCTGCTCCTCGATGAAACGCAGGGTCGGGCCGCCGGTGAAGCTGAGATAGAGGTCGAAGCCGGGGATCAGCTCCGGGCTCAGATATTCGAAGTCGCCGCGCGCCAATTTGGCGAGGGTGACCGGCGTGTCGATGTCGTAGAAGGCGGTGGTGCCGCGCGCCGTACGCTGGACGAAGCGGCCGACCTCGACGCCCTCCGGCACATAGGAGCCGACGATCACCGCATCGGCCCGTGCGATCTCGCCCGCAAAGCGATCGAGGTCGGCGAGATCGCTGTAATATTCGAGGCGGCACCAGTCCCGATCGGTCAGGTCGCGCTGGCTGGCATACCAGGGCACGTCGCGCTCGAGGAACAAGATGTCATGACCGCGCGCGGCGAATTCGGCGAGCAGGCCGCGGAAGGTGGTCGCATGGCCATTCCCCCAGGAGGAGGAGAGCGACAGGCCGAGGACGACCAGCTTCATGCGAGCGCCATCTCGCGCCTGGCGGCAACCGCCTGGCGGAGCACCCGGTCGGCTTCGACGCCGCGGTGCGCATAGGTATGTTCGGCGAGCACGCGGGCGAGCGCCGCCTTGCCGATCGCCTCGGCCCGACCGGGCGTCAACCGTGCAAGATGTTCGGCGACGTCCTGCCCGTCGCGGGCGACCAGCACCTCCGTATCGGGCTGGAGGAACTGCTCGATTCCTTCCCACGCGTCGGTGACCAGGCAGGCTGCGGCGCCGGCGGCTTCGAACACGCGGGTCGCGGGCGAGAAGCCGACATCGGCCATGCTGTCGCGCGCCACGTTCAGCACGGCGGCCGGCGAGCAGTTGAAGGCATTATGGTCGGCCGTCCCGACATGCCCGACGGCGCGGACATTGGCCGGCATGCCCTTGCCCGTCCAGCCATTGCCGCCAAGGAGGAAGCTCCTGTCCGGGCTCAATTCGGCAGCGCGGAGGAAGAATTCCTCGACTCGCGCCTCGCGGTCGGGAAGGCGATTGGCGAGGAAGCCGAGGTCGGCCGCGAACCGGTCGTCACGCTCCACCGGATGATGCGTTGCAGGGTCGAGCGCATTGTAGATGGGGATGCACTTCCTGGCGCCTATCGCCTCATAGGCGGCGATCACCGGCGGCCCGCCACCGTAGGTGAGCACGAGGTCGAACTCGCCGAGGCGGCGGCGAAGCGGATGGTCGGGAGCGGCGCGAAGCTCCTCCAGCGTGGCCGCCGCATCGACGTCCCAATAGACCTTGACCGCGTCTCGCCGCGCGCGGTCGAGCACGCCTTCGGCAAGCTCGTCGTCGAACACGCCGACGCCGCTCGCCTTGACCACGATATCGGCGGCCGCCGCTTCATCCAGCACGCGGGCGCAGGCGTCCGGCGTCGCTTCGTAAACGACCGACCTCGCATAGGAAGGCGGGTCGATGTCCCGGTGCTGCTGCCGCTCGAAGGCGTCCGGCTCGTAGAAGGTGATGGCGTGGCCGTGTCCGGCCAGTTCCTTGAGGATGCCGCGATAATAAGTGGCGGCCCCGTTCCAGTAGGCGCTGAGCAGCGAGGAGCCGTAGAAGGCGATGTTCATGCGTCGACCCTGTTGGTGATTGTCGCGACGATCCCGAGCAGCTCGTCGACCCGGTGGGCGCAGCTGTGGCGGGCGCGGATGGTGGCGAGGCCGTGGGCGGCGAGCCGCTCGCGCAAGGCGGGGTCGTCGCGGAGCGCGGTGAGATGGCGGGTCATCTCGGCACCGTCGCGGGCGACGAGAAAGTCTTCGCCGGCGGTGAACAAATGCTCGGCATCGTCCCAGGGCGCGCTGACCAGCGGAATGCCGCAGGCAAGCGCTTCGAACACGCGGATGGTGGGAATGCCCGGCAGCGTCTCGCGGTAGAAGCGGCGAGGAACGTGGACGGTGGCGAGCGAGTGGGCGAGCAGCTCGGGCGCGCTGGCGTTCGGCGCCCAGCCGGCGAAGTCGACCCCGTATCGGGCAAGGGTCGCCAGCGCCTCGGCCGGATAGCGGACGCCATGGACGGTCAGCGGCAGCCCGGCGTCACGGGCAGGCCGGAACAGATATTCCTCGAGCTCGGTCGAGCGCTCGCCGTCGCCCCAGTTGCCGATCCAGACGAGGCCCTGCCGCTCCTGCTCGACGACGGGCGGGCGGAAGTGGCGGGTGTCCGCGGCTTCGTGCCAGGTCCACACCCGGCCGTCCCAGCCCCAGCGGCGGTAGACCTCCGACAGGGTCTCGCCGAACGCCAGCACGCCATCATAGCCGGTGAGATCATAGGCCCGCATGGCGTCGGGCTCGCTGACGGCGCGGTGATGCGTGT is from Sphingomonas sp. LHG3406-1 and encodes:
- a CDS encoding glycosyltransferase, with product MRIVYFTHSLLSCWNHGNAHFLRGVLRELKARGHQVRSLEPSGAWSLANLRADAGDEGLAAYRAAYPDLADVTHEYAPGNDVEELVGDADLVIVHEWNEPALVAAVGALRKAGGRFTLLFHDTHHRAVSEPDAMRAYDLTGYDGVLAFGETLSEVYRRWGWDGRVWTWHEAADTRHFRPPVVEQERQGLVWIGNWGDGERSTELEEYLFRPARDAGLPLTVHGVRYPAEALATLARYGVDFAGWAPNASAPELLAHSLATVHVPRRFYRETLPGIPTIRVFEALACGIPLVSAPWDDAEHLFTAGEDFLVARDGAEMTRHLTALRDDPALRERLAAHGLATIRARHSCAHRVDELLGIVATITNRVDA